In the uncultured Methanobacterium sp. genome, one interval contains:
- a CDS encoding class II aldolase/adducin family protein translates to MNQHPLTTEICETAHYLYSKGLAPGKSGNISARFQDIIAITPSGVSLGQVQDHEISLVDMNGKILAGGENPSSELELHLEVYKNKDVLGIVHTHSAYATGFAMSGKKIERLEGFGERTKPFLNMVNYAPPGTVELAKMVGEGLKEEDVVILENHGVVATGPTLSEAALLAEFVEETAKIQFVARVLSNIEF, encoded by the coding sequence ATGAACCAACACCCATTAACCACGGAAATATGTGAAACTGCCCATTACTTGTACAGTAAAGGACTGGCACCAGGTAAATCAGGGAATATAAGCGCCAGATTTCAGGATATAATAGCCATTACTCCCAGCGGAGTTTCACTGGGACAGGTTCAGGACCATGAAATAAGCCTAGTAGATATGAATGGGAAAATATTGGCTGGTGGTGAAAATCCCTCATCAGAACTCGAGCTTCACCTGGAAGTTTATAAAAATAAAGATGTTCTGGGAATTGTTCACACCCATTCAGCATATGCAACTGGGTTTGCAATGTCTGGGAAAAAAATAGAACGGTTAGAAGGTTTCGGTGAACGAACTAAACCTTTTTTAAATATGGTCAACTATGCCCCACCAGGAACCGTTGAATTAGCCAAAATGGTGGGTGAAGGTCTTAAAGAAGAAGATGTGGTTATTCTGGAAAATCATGGAGTGGTAGCCACTGGCCCGACCCTTTCAGAAGCAGCTCTTCTGGCGGAATTCGTGGAAGAAACTGCAAAGATCCAATTTGTAGCG
- a CDS encoding DNA-directed DNA polymerase II small subunit translates to MTDDIILKFADAEILLDESAYHKIKDYDDSSHLVDSLIKHLTISPQEMMVLTGAWVDEYLGQSNNNLLDSTYVKNDNMAQMKLVPQDFDFHILKDTSRKSYTNGEIRDLSSYFKSRYHKLRELLSYKRELKDSRPIKEATTLEDVVRIVGMVSDIRNTKNNHKLIELEDETGSATVLVHNENHEVFQQAEKVVKDEVIGVVGSRKGTLIMASELINPGLPRIDDKPMDFATVFLSDIHIGSSTFLADAFDRFIHWINGDFGDETQREIANNVKYIVVAGDIVDGIGVYPHQDKELTIKDIHEQYEEAARLFGDISHVKIIVAPGNHDACRLAEPQPAIPEDYAKGLYDLKNLEFVSNPSMVSLDGIKVLIYHGRSFDDMAMTVKGMSHQQSDLIMKELLEKRHLAPIYGERTPLASEIEDHLVIEEIPDVLHTGHVHINSYKRYKGVHLINSGTFQSQTEFQKIYNLIPTPAQVPVINNGSLKMLDFI, encoded by the coding sequence ATGACTGATGACATTATATTAAAATTTGCAGATGCGGAAATACTTCTTGATGAATCCGCTTACCATAAAATAAAAGATTATGATGATTCTTCTCACTTGGTGGATTCATTGATCAAGCACCTTACCATTTCACCACAGGAAATGATGGTTCTCACCGGTGCCTGGGTGGATGAGTACTTGGGCCAATCAAATAACAATTTACTGGACTCAACCTATGTAAAAAATGATAACATGGCCCAGATGAAACTGGTTCCCCAGGATTTCGATTTTCACATCCTTAAAGATACCAGTCGCAAGTCATACACCAACGGTGAGATCAGAGACCTTTCCAGCTACTTTAAAAGCAGATATCACAAATTAAGAGAACTGTTATCCTACAAAAGAGAACTTAAAGACAGTCGCCCCATTAAAGAGGCCACCACTCTTGAGGATGTGGTGAGAATTGTAGGAATGGTCAGCGATATACGCAACACCAAAAATAACCATAAACTCATTGAATTGGAAGATGAAACTGGAAGTGCGACTGTGTTGGTCCACAATGAAAACCATGAAGTCTTCCAACAGGCAGAAAAAGTTGTTAAAGATGAAGTGATTGGTGTTGTGGGTAGTAGAAAAGGTACCCTAATTATGGCCAGTGAACTGATAAATCCAGGCCTACCCCGTATAGATGATAAACCAATGGATTTTGCCACTGTTTTTCTAAGTGACATCCACATTGGGAGCTCCACCTTCTTAGCTGATGCATTCGATCGGTTCATTCACTGGATCAACGGAGATTTTGGTGATGAAACACAACGGGAAATTGCCAACAACGTTAAGTACATAGTGGTGGCTGGAGATATTGTGGACGGAATTGGAGTTTACCCTCATCAGGATAAAGAACTGACCATTAAGGACATTCATGAACAATATGAGGAAGCAGCACGATTATTTGGAGATATAAGTCATGTTAAAATAATTGTAGCTCCTGGAAACCACGATGCTTGTCGTTTAGCAGAACCACAGCCAGCCATACCCGAAGACTATGCCAAAGGACTTTATGATCTCAAAAACTTGGAATTTGTGAGTAACCCATCCATGGTGAGTTTAGATGGTATTAAAGTACTCATCTACCATGGACGTAGTTTTGATGACATGGCCATGACAGTAAAAGGAATGAGCCACCAGCAGTCCGATCTTATTATGAAAGAACTGCTTGAAAAACGACATTTAGCCCCAATCTACGGGGAAAGAACACCACTAGCATCAGAAATTGAGGACCATCTGGTCATTGAAGAAATTCCTGATGTTTTACACACTGGACACGTGCATATTAACAGTTACAAGAGATACAAGGGAGTGCACCTTATTAACAGTGGAACCTTCCAGTCCCAGACTGAGTTCCAGAAGATCTACAATCTTATACCCACCCCGGCCCAGGTTCCAGTAATCAACAATGGCAGCTTGAAAATGCTGGACTTCATTTAA
- the cobJ gene encoding precorrin-3B C(17)-methyltransferase, whose amino-acid sequence MIKIVGIGPRREDMTLRALKALEESEVVIGYGGYTRQIKDLLEGKQIISKGMGQEVDRAELAIDYSKKGFKVVVISSGDPGVYGMANVIHQVMGKYSGVEVEVIPGVTAVNYSAALLGAPLHDFAVISLSDILTPLSEIKRKVAAAVKADFIITFYNPRSKRRTEPLNEALKIISKVRNPQTPVGIVKTSDNGSEVRIVSLDKLDEESVDMNTTLLVGNTFTYVEEGKMVTPRGYLLPYSTHHLATEFYQKYLSGEGNEGSNTACEYYPCHSHPQNCTFCYCPFYPCGDPSTGGHWIKEKKVWSCDECTWIHQDDTVECIQGKLPQLLEKVEDLEDNKKELLKLRRECVYLTK is encoded by the coding sequence ATGATTAAAATTGTTGGCATAGGCCCCCGCAGGGAAGACATGACTTTAAGGGCTCTTAAGGCACTTGAAGAGTCAGAGGTGGTAATTGGATATGGTGGATACACCCGGCAGATTAAGGATCTCCTGGAAGGTAAACAGATCATATCCAAAGGAATGGGTCAGGAAGTTGACCGTGCAGAATTAGCCATCGATTATTCTAAAAAAGGCTTTAAGGTGGTAGTTATAAGCAGCGGAGACCCTGGTGTTTATGGAATGGCCAATGTAATTCATCAGGTCATGGGAAAGTACTCTGGGGTGGAAGTGGAGGTAATCCCTGGAGTCACTGCGGTTAATTATTCTGCTGCTCTATTAGGTGCACCTTTACATGATTTTGCAGTCATCAGTCTCAGTGACATACTCACACCATTATCTGAGATCAAAAGGAAGGTTGCTGCGGCTGTCAAGGCCGATTTTATAATTACCTTTTACAACCCACGGAGTAAACGAAGAACCGAACCTTTGAATGAAGCTTTAAAAATAATTAGTAAGGTCAGAAACCCCCAAACTCCGGTGGGAATAGTTAAAACTAGTGATAATGGTTCTGAAGTTCGAATTGTTTCCCTTGACAAGCTGGATGAGGAATCAGTGGATATGAACACCACTCTTCTGGTGGGTAACACCTTCACCTATGTGGAAGAAGGTAAAATGGTTACTCCACGTGGTTACCTTCTACCCTATTCAACTCATCATCTGGCAACTGAATTCTACCAGAAATATCTATCTGGAGAAGGTAATGAAGGATCAAACACTGCCTGTGAATATTATCCCTGTCACAGTCATCCCCAAAATTGCACATTCTGTTACTGTCCATTTTATCCCTGCGGAGACCCCTCCACAGGGGGACACTGGATAAAAGAGAAGAAGGTGTGGAGTTGTGATGAGTGCACTTGGATACACCAGGATGATACTGTGGAGTGCATACAGGGTAAGTTACCTCAACTCCTGGAAAAAGTGGAAGACCTTGAAGATAATAAGAAAGAGCTTCTTAAATTAAGGAGAGAATGTGTTTATTTAACCAAATAA
- a CDS encoding DUF488 family protein yields MIRIKRAYQSPAQKDGYRIMVDRVWPRGVSKQRLKMDVWLKDIAPSHDLRRWLSQNSQKWDEFKTKYRDELQDKAEFLNQILDLEKEKETVTLVYTSGNTERNSAVVLKEVLDELKT; encoded by the coding sequence ATGATTCGAATAAAAAGAGCCTACCAATCACCTGCCCAGAAGGATGGTTACCGGATCATGGTTGATCGTGTATGGCCACGTGGAGTATCTAAACAAAGATTAAAAATGGATGTGTGGCTGAAAGACATAGCTCCTAGTCATGACTTGCGCAGATGGTTATCTCAGAACTCTCAGAAATGGGATGAATTCAAGACTAAATACAGAGATGAGCTTCAGGATAAAGCCGAATTTTTAAACCAGATATTAGATCTGGAAAAGGAGAAAGAAACTGTTACTTTGGTCTATACTTCAGGTAATACAGAACGTAATAGTGCTGTTGTTTTGAAGGAAGTTCTGGATGAATTGAAGACATAG
- the dapF gene encoding diaminopimelate epimerase has translation MSERIILLFHKMHGLGNDYVVIDESTEEIIPEDKKSEIAAELCTRGFSVGADGVIFVEPSAGADIRFRIFNSDGSEAEMCGNGIRCFGKYVYENDVIKQKTITVETLGGTKELTLHVENGTVKSIRVDMGTATFKASEIPMESAEEEFIDQELMVDDEPLKLTAISVGNPHAIIFNDNLKEVALDHLGPLIENHPAFPERTNVHFVGVVSPQEVEMLTWERGAGFTMACGTGATSTVIAGYKLGLLQKDVRVHLPGGNLQITVYEKDGKLGAFMEGDAVNVFEGIMELDL, from the coding sequence ATGAGTGAAAGAATAATTCTACTATTTCATAAGATGCATGGACTGGGAAACGATTACGTGGTAATTGATGAATCCACTGAAGAAATTATCCCAGAAGATAAAAAATCAGAAATTGCAGCCGAACTGTGTACCAGAGGATTCTCTGTAGGGGCAGATGGGGTTATATTTGTAGAGCCATCTGCAGGGGCAGATATCCGCTTCCGTATATTCAACAGTGACGGTAGTGAAGCAGAGATGTGTGGTAATGGAATTCGCTGCTTTGGCAAATATGTCTATGAGAATGATGTCATCAAACAGAAGACCATAACTGTGGAAACACTGGGCGGAACCAAAGAACTCACATTACATGTTGAAAATGGAACTGTAAAATCCATCAGGGTTGACATGGGCACTGCAACCTTCAAGGCCAGTGAAATACCCATGGAAAGTGCTGAAGAGGAATTCATTGATCAGGAGTTAATGGTGGATGATGAACCCTTGAAACTCACCGCCATCAGTGTGGGCAACCCTCATGCAATTATCTTCAATGATAACTTGAAAGAAGTGGCCCTGGACCATCTGGGCCCCCTCATCGAGAACCACCCTGCATTCCCTGAACGGACCAACGTGCACTTCGTGGGAGTAGTCAGTCCCCAGGAAGTGGAGATGTTAACCTGGGAACGAGGTGCTGGTTTCACCATGGCTTGCGGCACTGGAGCAACTAGTACAGTTATTGCAGGATACAAGCTGGGTTTACTCCAAAAAGACGTCAGGGTACACCTACCTGGAGGAAACTTACAAATAACTGTGTACGAGAAAGATGGAAAACTAGGCGCCTTCATGGAAGGAGATGCAGTTAACGTCTTTGAAGGGATAATGGAACTGGATTTATAA
- the lysA gene encoding diaminopimelate decarboxylase, with protein sequence MNLYFKTNEKGNLDIGGADALEIAQEYGTPLYVTDEMRVRDNYQRVYQAFSNEYSDFKIFYAAKANTSLAMMKILESEGSCIDAVSPGEIYTALLAGFEPDRILYTGNNVTTEELQFALDAGVRMNLDSISMLERLAELPGAKGTKISFRVNPMVGAGHHDHCITGGELSKFGIMEHEAVEVYQKAQELGFQPVGIHTHIGSGILDPEPFKLAVQVLMDVAGRVHKEAGVTFEFIDFGGGLGIPYTPEEGLLGIEKFAGEIVGLYRDKLQEHGMKNPTMCIEPGRYIVGDASYLLTQVNTVKQSYRKFVGVNAGFNTLLRPTMYGSYHHILVADKPEAEPSENIDVAGNVCESGDLFARDRPLPEIKEGDILAIMNAGAYAFSMASQYNSRPLPAEVMVCDGDVDIIRERETFADLFSKQNIPMRLLK encoded by the coding sequence ATGAACTTATACTTCAAAACCAATGAAAAAGGCAATCTGGACATCGGTGGTGCCGATGCCCTGGAAATTGCCCAAGAATATGGAACACCCCTTTATGTTACAGATGAGATGAGAGTGCGGGACAATTACCAAAGGGTATACCAGGCATTCAGTAATGAATACTCAGACTTCAAAATATTCTATGCAGCCAAAGCCAACACCAGTTTGGCCATGATGAAAATTTTAGAGAGTGAAGGAAGCTGTATTGACGCAGTTTCACCTGGAGAAATTTACACCGCATTATTGGCGGGCTTTGAACCTGACAGGATACTCTACACCGGTAACAATGTAACCACAGAGGAACTACAATTCGCCCTGGATGCAGGTGTGCGCATGAACCTGGACAGCATTTCCATGCTGGAACGTCTGGCAGAGCTTCCTGGAGCAAAGGGTACTAAAATATCATTCAGGGTCAACCCCATGGTGGGTGCCGGTCACCACGATCACTGCATAACCGGTGGAGAATTATCCAAGTTTGGAATAATGGAACATGAAGCAGTAGAGGTTTACCAAAAAGCACAGGAACTCGGTTTCCAGCCAGTGGGGATCCACACCCACATCGGTTCAGGTATCCTGGATCCAGAACCATTTAAACTGGCAGTTCAGGTATTGATGGATGTAGCTGGCCGAGTGCACAAAGAAGCTGGTGTTACCTTCGAGTTCATAGATTTCGGTGGTGGGCTGGGAATACCATACACCCCTGAAGAAGGATTACTGGGTATTGAAAAATTCGCTGGTGAGATTGTAGGGCTCTACAGGGACAAACTCCAAGAGCACGGCATGAAAAATCCAACCATGTGCATAGAACCCGGCCGTTATATTGTAGGAGATGCATCATACCTTTTAACCCAGGTAAACACTGTTAAACAGAGCTATAGAAAATTTGTGGGAGTTAATGCTGGATTTAATACATTATTGCGACCCACAATGTATGGTTCCTATCACCATATCCTGGTGGCTGATAAACCTGAAGCAGAACCCAGTGAAAACATCGATGTTGCGGGAAATGTCTGCGAATCAGGAGACCTTTTTGCCAGAGACCGGCCACTTCCTGAAATTAAGGAAGGAGATATTCTGGCCATCATGAACGCTGGTGCATATGCATTCAGTATGGCCAGCCAGTATAACTCCAGACCGCTACCAGCAGAAGTTATGGTGTGTGATGGTGATGTTGATATTATAAGGGAAAGAGAAACCTTTGCTGATCTTTTCAGTAAACAGAACATTCCCATGAGGCTTTTAAAATGA
- a CDS encoding acetylornithine transaminase: MNTEEIMAQDKEYVMQTYGRQPLALKEGKGAVVWDVEGRPYIDCVAGIAVNNVGHAHPRVAEAISKQAHKLIHTSNIYYTENQVRLAELLVEVSPHQKAFFCNSGAEANEGAIKLARKYTGKGEIIAMENSFHGRTITTITATGQHKYKKGFGPLTPGFKHVPYGNLEAVGEVITDETAAVLVEPVQGEGGIIMPPEGYLGELKKLCHENDVLLIFDEVQTGFGRTGEMFASQTFKVTPDITALAKAIAGGFPMGAVMASEEVGNAFQPGDHAATFGGGPLACAAGLASVQTIRDEGLLVKSRENGEYFKNQLKELFLEHGLVEDVRGVGMMLGMEMDIPCASMVDDMRQQGVLVNCTAEKVLRFVPPLVISQEQINDVTDCLDEVLRRLSD; encoded by the coding sequence ATGAACACAGAGGAGATAATGGCTCAAGACAAGGAATATGTAATGCAAACCTATGGTCGCCAGCCTCTGGCCCTTAAAGAGGGTAAAGGGGCTGTGGTATGGGATGTGGAAGGACGTCCTTACATTGATTGTGTGGCGGGGATTGCGGTAAACAACGTGGGACACGCCCACCCCAGAGTAGCCGAGGCCATCAGCAAGCAAGCTCATAAATTAATCCATACATCCAATATTTACTATACTGAAAATCAGGTGCGTCTGGCTGAACTTCTGGTTGAAGTTTCACCCCATCAGAAGGCATTCTTCTGTAACAGTGGAGCAGAAGCCAATGAAGGAGCCATAAAACTGGCCCGCAAGTACACTGGAAAGGGAGAGATCATAGCCATGGAAAACAGTTTCCACGGACGAACCATCACCACCATCACGGCCACTGGTCAACATAAATACAAGAAGGGCTTCGGACCATTAACACCTGGCTTCAAACACGTGCCCTACGGCAATCTGGAAGCAGTTGGTGAGGTAATCACCGATGAAACTGCTGCAGTGCTGGTGGAACCAGTCCAGGGTGAAGGCGGAATAATAATGCCCCCTGAAGGTTACCTGGGTGAATTGAAGAAATTATGCCATGAAAATGATGTCCTACTCATATTCGATGAGGTGCAAACTGGATTCGGACGTACTGGGGAGATGTTTGCCTCACAGACCTTCAAGGTCACCCCGGATATCACAGCCCTGGCCAAGGCCATTGCCGGAGGATTCCCCATGGGAGCAGTTATGGCCAGTGAAGAAGTTGGAAATGCATTCCAGCCAGGCGACCATGCAGCCACATTTGGTGGAGGACCACTGGCATGTGCTGCGGGCTTAGCATCAGTACAGACCATTCGAGATGAAGGACTCCTGGTAAAATCACGTGAAAATGGTGAATACTTCAAAAATCAGTTGAAAGAATTATTCCTGGAGCACGGCCTGGTGGAAGACGTGCGTGGTGTGGGAATGATGCTGGGAATGGAAATGGACATACCTTGTGCGAGTATGGTTGATGATATGCGCCAACAGGGAGTTCTAGTGAACTGTACCGCGGAAAAAGTACTCAGGTTCGTTCCACCACTGGTAATCAGTCAGGAACAGATTAACGATGTGACTGATTGTCTGGATGAAGTTTTAAGAAGATTGTCAGATTAA
- a CDS encoding peptidylprolyl isomerase, with amino-acid sequence MKKAIIETDKGNIELTLFEKEAPNTVANFEKLANSGFYNGLTFHRVIPDFVIQGGCPKGNGTGGPGYTIKCEINEHKHGIGALSMAHAGKDTGGSQFFITHSPQPHLDGVHTVFGKVVKGMEVVNAIKPGDVMNKVTVTDE; translated from the coding sequence ATGAAAAAAGCAATTATTGAAACTGATAAAGGAAACATTGAACTAACCCTTTTTGAAAAGGAAGCCCCTAACACCGTGGCTAACTTTGAAAAACTGGCCAACAGTGGATTCTATAATGGATTAACCTTCCACCGTGTTATCCCTGACTTTGTAATCCAGGGTGGATGTCCAAAGGGTAATGGAACTGGTGGACCCGGTTACACCATAAAATGTGAAATAAACGAGCATAAACACGGTATTGGTGCCCTTTCAATGGCCCACGCTGGTAAAGACACCGGTGGAAGTCAATTTTTCATCACCCACTCCCCACAACCACACCTGGATGGTGTTCACACTGTCTTTGGTAAAGTGGTTAAGGGCATGGAAGTGGTTAACGCCATTAAACCTGGCGATGTGATGAATAAGGTCACAGTTACCGATGAATAA
- a CDS encoding GAF domain-containing protein, protein MVGDDDLFLFKTKIEDMLTDSSLKEISDVVLEETKKALKSESCYVAFVDPENGDSVGISFSHLTTECQMYEDLGEARFKIRKDGTYGGLLGYSLDTGESLYVHDVASHPAAHGLPPGHEPVDQFLSVPVKFKDEILGQIVVGNPQEDYTDQHLEVALEIADIYSLVLKKLLY, encoded by the coding sequence ATGGTTGGTGACGATGATCTTTTCCTATTCAAAACAAAAATTGAGGACATGTTAACTGATTCTAGCCTCAAAGAAATTTCAGATGTGGTTCTAGAAGAAACTAAAAAGGCTCTTAAAAGTGAAAGCTGTTATGTAGCCTTTGTAGATCCTGAAAACGGAGATAGTGTGGGAATATCGTTCTCTCATCTTACCACAGAGTGCCAGATGTACGAAGACTTAGGTGAAGCTAGGTTTAAGATCCGAAAGGATGGAACTTACGGTGGACTTCTGGGTTACTCCCTAGACACCGGGGAATCATTATACGTCCATGATGTTGCCAGTCATCCCGCTGCCCATGGGTTACCACCAGGTCATGAACCGGTGGATCAGTTCTTATCAGTCCCTGTTAAATTTAAGGATGAGATCCTGGGCCAGATTGTGGTTGGAAACCCACAGGAAGATTACACTGACCAGCATCTGGAAGTGGCTCTTGAAATAGCAGATATATATAGCTTGGTCCTCAAAAAGTTGCTTTATTAA
- a CDS encoding lipocalin-like domain-containing protein, which yields MGKDALNDLDELTRENIALSLWMKEFKSKEIPKGVKKRLLSKKNSPEAFGERMRYRLQDLLDNPDSFTPSYGKRYKKLLEHCGSLTSIQAYALNHLLGMDSSRGYQKIPEKSNIQFPRDFAPQLGYQVGWHFIVGNCRDTRKREYGILVSFYRYSLLPPEMAHGFGLSDWDNQIFEMQLAVAKAGEEHLQTRPFAIAGTTGLLNFSNQPFHYEAGKNRMFSEKEDELFPLRVQAWGVNQGGEADVEIEVDLGFSSNKDFLLQGNKGCLPCCCDVGTLYYSATNLSLESGSLLKLDGEEIILNQGKFWFDHQWGNALEPLGNSRCKVARAANILTKPSHSRGWDWFMAQFDEKREMTMYAPHTDENLKYYWLTGPEPPEQMTVAVKGQFVDAENHVVDTRGTLTVDKWVKSVKSSNPEYYLITNTWYPNRWEFKFQEMVPEDIRHFTMTPIVEGGQTGYNASGAQYSEGGVYIRNSEGRLLGKGFAESVYYADAHPNIFHLAGLPDTPEMRKLMESPEPSALLKLKGLLYMAWPPHQRKLKKTLEKCLEQGLPADFIG from the coding sequence ATGGGAAAAGATGCGTTGAACGATTTAGATGAGTTAACCCGGGAAAATATTGCCCTATCTCTATGGATGAAAGAATTTAAGTCCAAAGAAATACCAAAAGGTGTGAAGAAGCGTCTTTTAAGTAAAAAAAACAGTCCGGAAGCATTTGGGGAGCGGATGCGCTACCGTTTGCAGGACCTTCTGGACAATCCAGATTCTTTCACTCCCAGTTATGGGAAACGGTATAAAAAACTACTGGAACACTGTGGCTCGCTGACTTCCATCCAGGCTTATGCCCTGAACCATCTTCTGGGTATGGATAGTAGCCGTGGCTACCAGAAAATCCCCGAAAAGTCCAATATTCAATTTCCCCGTGATTTCGCCCCTCAACTGGGATACCAGGTAGGATGGCACTTCATCGTGGGCAACTGTCGCGATACCAGGAAACGTGAATACGGAATACTGGTCTCTTTTTACCGTTATTCACTCCTGCCTCCTGAAATGGCTCATGGGTTTGGGTTAAGTGATTGGGATAATCAGATATTTGAGATGCAACTCGCGGTGGCCAAGGCAGGTGAAGAACATCTTCAAACCCGGCCATTTGCTATTGCAGGGACCACTGGTCTCTTGAATTTTTCCAACCAACCCTTCCATTATGAAGCCGGGAAAAATAGGATGTTCTCTGAAAAAGAAGATGAACTATTTCCCCTCCGGGTACAGGCCTGGGGTGTCAACCAGGGAGGTGAAGCAGATGTGGAGATAGAAGTGGATTTGGGTTTCTCCTCCAACAAGGATTTCCTACTTCAGGGAAACAAGGGGTGTCTCCCCTGCTGCTGTGATGTTGGAACGCTCTATTACTCGGCTACTAACCTATCTCTGGAATCTGGGAGCTTGTTGAAGCTTGACGGTGAGGAAATCATACTTAATCAGGGTAAATTCTGGTTTGACCACCAGTGGGGCAACGCCCTTGAACCACTGGGTAACAGCAGATGTAAAGTTGCACGTGCAGCCAATATATTAACCAAACCCTCCCATTCAAGAGGTTGGGACTGGTTCATGGCCCAGTTTGATGAAAAGAGGGAGATGACCATGTATGCACCCCACACCGATGAGAACCTGAAGTATTATTGGCTCACCGGACCAGAACCACCTGAACAGATGACTGTGGCGGTGAAAGGACAGTTTGTTGATGCAGAAAACCATGTTGTGGACACTAGAGGAACTCTTACTGTGGATAAATGGGTTAAAAGTGTGAAATCATCTAATCCTGAGTATTATTTAATCACCAACACCTGGTATCCGAATAGATGGGAATTCAAGTTCCAGGAGATGGTACCTGAGGACATACGGCACTTTACTATGACTCCCATTGTTGAAGGTGGTCAAACTGGTTACAATGCTAGTGGAGCTCAGTACTCTGAAGGAGGGGTTTATATCAGAAATTCAGAGGGGCGATTGCTGGGTAAAGGGTTTGCCGAGTCAGTTTACTATGCTGATGCCCATCCAAACATATTCCACCTGGCGGGATTGCCAGATACACCTGAAATGAGAAAGCTGATGGAGTCACCGGAACCATCTGCACTTCTAAAGTTAAAGGGTTTACTGTACATGGCCTGGCCACCCCACCAGAGGAAACTTAAGAAAACACTGGAAAAATGCCTGGAACAGGGTTTACCCGCAGATTTCATTGGATAA
- a CDS encoding DNA glycosylase has translation MKTELNFTFEKFNGPFNLDLTINSGQTSQPPWKESDSYFQELILIGGDPCLVKIRQCDADPDSGVEIIAKSPEKISKKSIESSIREIFNLDHNLDQLYDFLCEDPKLAPTIEFCEGLRIFTAHNPFECIISSISSANCSIIRWTRSVNDIKRKWGDGYQFSPGDFYTFPSPKVLGKVPEHDLEEMQRCEDELPEDFIFNNNLQACGVGYRAKYIINAARMVQSEINIQKVARMNYEKAFDTILQLPGVGPKVADCILLYGFKMEEAFPVDVWIKRIVEHLYFPGEELKPPEVRKFGMERYGDWAGYVQLYLFHYARKSGLLESLRKK, from the coding sequence ATGAAGACTGAATTGAATTTCACTTTTGAAAAATTTAACGGTCCATTTAACCTTGACCTCACCATCAATAGTGGCCAGACCAGCCAACCCCCCTGGAAAGAGAGTGATTCCTACTTTCAGGAACTGATACTTATTGGTGGTGATCCCTGTCTGGTTAAGATCAGACAGTGCGATGCGGATCCAGATAGTGGTGTGGAAATCATTGCCAAATCCCCTGAAAAGATATCAAAAAAGAGTATCGAAAGCTCTATCAGGGAAATATTCAACCTCGACCACAACCTGGACCAGTTATACGATTTTTTATGTGAAGATCCTAAACTGGCACCCACCATAGAATTTTGTGAAGGATTACGGATTTTTACTGCCCATAATCCCTTTGAATGCATCATATCATCCATATCATCCGCTAACTGTTCCATAATACGCTGGACACGTTCAGTAAATGATATTAAAAGGAAATGGGGTGACGGGTACCAGTTTAGTCCAGGTGATTTTTACACATTCCCCTCCCCAAAAGTACTGGGCAAAGTTCCGGAACACGACCTGGAAGAAATGCAGCGCTGTGAAGATGAACTACCCGAGGATTTCATCTTCAATAACAATCTCCAGGCCTGTGGAGTGGGTTACCGGGCCAAGTACATTATCAATGCAGCAAGAATGGTCCAGTCAGAGATTAACATCCAGAAAGTGGCCAGGATGAACTATGAAAAAGCCTTTGATACCATTCTCCAACTTCCCGGCGTAGGCCCCAAGGTGGCAGACTGCATCCTGCTATACGGTTTCAAAATGGAAGAAGCCTTCCCGGTGGATGTGTGGATTAAAAGGATCGTGGAACATCTCTACTTCCCTGGAGAAGAATTAAAGCCACCGGAAGTCAGGAAATTTGGAATGGAACGTTATGGAGACTGGGCAGGTTACGTTCAACTGTATCTTTTCCATTACGCCCGTAAATCTGGTCTTTTGGAATCTTTACGTAAAAAATGA